In Roseofilum reptotaenium CS-1145, a single genomic region encodes these proteins:
- a CDS encoding FAD-linked oxidase C-terminal domain-containing protein has product MLSSPPQVSRTNSDWKRIIRDFEQVLGRRNVIQRKEELLTYECDGLTSYRVRPKLVLLPRDTEEVAETVKLCDRYQLPWVARGAGTGLSGGALPVENGVLISTAFMRNILDIDLENQQVVVQPAVINNWVTEAVSGSGFYYAPDPSSQIICSIGGNVAENSGGVHCFKYGVTTNHVLGLKLVLPDGSIVDVGGEVPEMPGYDLTGLFVGSEGTLGIATEIRLRIIKQAEAIQVLLADFTSIEAAGAAVSDIVSSGIIPAGMEMMDNFSINAVEDVVASNCYPRDAVAILLVEVDGLEVEVAENAKRIAEICRQNGARQIETATDPEERLKLWKGRKSAFAAVGKIKPDYYVQDGVIPRTQLPYVLGEIEKLSKSYGYPVANVFHAGDGNLHPLLLYDNSIPGALETVEKLGGEILKICVQVGGSISGEHGIGADKLCYMEQMFTPVDLETMQWVRSVFNPQGLANPGKLFPTPKSCGEAAQLKSQLAQENPNVDLF; this is encoded by the coding sequence ATGCTCAGTTCGCCCCCCCAAGTCTCCCGCACTAACTCAGATTGGAAACGTATTATTCGCGACTTTGAACAAGTCCTTGGCCGTAGAAACGTCATCCAGCGCAAGGAAGAACTTCTAACCTATGAATGTGATGGATTGACCAGTTATCGGGTGCGGCCGAAACTGGTATTACTGCCGCGCGATACGGAAGAAGTGGCAGAAACCGTCAAATTATGCGATCGCTACCAACTTCCCTGGGTAGCACGGGGCGCAGGCACGGGACTCTCTGGGGGCGCTCTACCCGTGGAAAATGGAGTGTTAATTTCTACGGCATTTATGCGTAATATCCTAGATATTGACCTGGAAAATCAACAAGTGGTAGTGCAACCGGCTGTCATTAATAACTGGGTGACCGAAGCAGTCAGTGGTTCAGGGTTCTATTATGCCCCCGATCCCTCCAGTCAAATTATTTGCTCCATTGGCGGTAATGTAGCGGAAAACTCAGGAGGAGTCCATTGTTTCAAGTATGGAGTCACCACCAACCACGTTCTCGGCTTAAAACTTGTGCTTCCCGATGGTTCTATCGTTGATGTGGGTGGAGAAGTACCAGAAATGCCTGGATATGACCTAACAGGATTGTTTGTTGGTTCAGAAGGAACCCTAGGCATTGCCACGGAAATTCGATTGCGGATTATTAAACAAGCGGAAGCCATTCAAGTCCTGCTCGCTGATTTTACCAGTATTGAAGCAGCAGGGGCTGCGGTTTCTGATATTGTCAGCAGCGGTATTATTCCGGCTGGTATGGAAATGATGGATAACTTTAGCATTAATGCGGTTGAAGATGTGGTGGCCAGCAATTGTTATCCCAGAGATGCGGTTGCTATTCTCTTAGTTGAAGTAGATGGGTTAGAGGTAGAAGTGGCAGAAAATGCGAAACGCATTGCCGAAATTTGCCGCCAAAATGGAGCCAGACAGATCGAGACAGCGACCGATCCAGAGGAACGTCTAAAATTATGGAAAGGTCGTAAATCAGCGTTTGCGGCGGTGGGTAAAATCAAACCAGATTATTATGTCCAGGATGGGGTTATTCCCCGGACTCAATTGCCCTATGTTCTAGGAGAAATTGAGAAACTGAGTAAAAGCTATGGCTATCCGGTGGCTAATGTATTTCATGCCGGAGATGGAAATCTTCATCCCCTTTTGCTCTACGATAATTCTATTCCTGGAGCTTTAGAAACGGTAGAGAAATTAGGAGGAGAAATTCTAAAAATCTGTGTGCAAGTAGGGGGCAGTATTTCGGGAGAACATGGCATTGGGGCCGATAAACTCTGTTATATGGAACAGATGTTTACACCCGTAGATTTGGAAACGATGCAATGGGTGAGAAGTGTGTTTAATCCCCAAGGTTTAGCGAATCCTGGTAAGTTGTTTCCAACTCCCAAAAGTTGTGGTGAAGCGGCTCAGTTGAAATCTCAGTTGGCGCAGGAGAATCCCAACGTGGATCTATTTTAG
- a CDS encoding DUF4344 domain-containing metallopeptidase — translation MGETITSDAYDSQSQIEDRGDIIMSYEETDDEVWANIRTALIETEFYDDLASDLNEMLVFPTDITVVFTTCDEANAYYDPNAVTITMCYELIDEFLSIFTENSETEEDFAYAVIDASLFTFFHELGHALVDLYELPIIGKEEDAVDTFATIILLDVYEDDAGALSGMFQFEAEAAEEAENLESLPFWGEHALSSQRFYDTACLIYGSDRQEFAFLPEEGYLPEERAEICEEEYEQKSEAWGTLLEPFWK, via the coding sequence ATGGGCGAGACGATTACATCTGATGCCTATGACTCCCAATCTCAGATCGAAGATAGGGGTGACATTATTATGAGTTATGAGGAAACCGACGACGAAGTATGGGCAAATATCCGCACCGCATTGATTGAGACTGAGTTTTATGATGATCTGGCAAGTGATTTAAACGAAATGCTTGTATTTCCAACGGATATCACTGTTGTTTTCACCACTTGTGATGAAGCTAATGCTTATTACGATCCAAATGCAGTGACCATTACGATGTGTTATGAGTTGATCGATGAATTTCTCTCAATTTTTACAGAAAATAGTGAAACTGAAGAAGATTTTGCATATGCAGTTATTGATGCGAGTTTATTTACCTTTTTTCACGAACTCGGTCATGCTTTAGTCGATCTGTACGAACTCCCAATTATAGGAAAAGAAGAAGATGCTGTTGATACGTTTGCCACGATTATTCTCCTTGATGTTTATGAAGATGATGCGGGAGCATTGAGTGGGATGTTTCAGTTTGAAGCAGAAGCAGCAGAGGAAGCAGAAAATCTCGAAAGTCTTCCTTTTTGGGGCGAACATGCGTTAAGTTCACAACGTTTTTATGATACGGCATGTTTAATCTATGGTAGCGATCGCCAGGAATTTGCATTCTTGCCCGAAGAGGGATATTTACCAGAAGAACGGGCGGAAATATGCGAGGAAGAATACGAGCAAAAATCAGAGGCATGGGGCACTTTACTAGAACCTTTTTGGAAATGA
- a CDS encoding DUF3288 family protein, whose protein sequence is MNHESGKDQKHPREDRDRLIVDQLLQHSGEPTDFHLVELARLRIRYQDFPGARALQQDLNRAMQQWNLNKEALFERTRAIHIQGLVYKRGNNQQEDWS, encoded by the coding sequence ATGAATCATGAATCTGGAAAGGATCAAAAGCATCCCCGTGAGGATCGCGATCGCCTGATTGTGGATCAATTGCTCCAACATTCTGGAGAACCGACAGATTTTCATTTAGTAGAATTAGCGCGTTTGAGAATTCGTTACCAAGATTTTCCAGGTGCTAGAGCGCTACAACAGGATTTAAACCGCGCCATGCAACAGTGGAACTTGAATAAGGAAGCCTTATTTGAGCGAACCCGTGCCATTCATATCCAAGGATTGGTGTATAAACGAGGAAACAATCAACAGGAGGATTGGAGTTAG
- a CDS encoding sensor histidine kinase: MFTMIRFPIKLSAISRHRIFISAIVMATIASSTIIGYYTYQRAYQALLKKLQNHALKEVKDGVQEVDQWISQRKTEVETIANSPTARSLDWDQIKPYLVQEAERIEPFNLGAFFEKTGRFHTSQGKTNQAQDRLYFQRAMQGKVNVSDPLISRSTGLLQIMIVAPITPDAPLDYQSQGAIAAPVPLKRLIQVIEQLSYGPNSYAFMLDSQGVPIVPRDLEIFGFESNEPTSLLKNKDPVLRLLAQQMVNGNQGINLVNWLDRKYYLAYVPLEEANFSIALVIPRQNIDQDLRPLHILAFMIVAVVLLMLFVVWRAQNWEQNYLRQAKEKSDKNAHELSVTLAELQWTQAQLVQTEKMSSLGQLVAGVAHEFNNPVNFIHGNLIYAHQYFNDLTELVKTYQDYTPDPPEEITQKLEEIDWDFLESDLHKLLNSMKSGTERVRQLVKGLRTFSSLDEEGRKLVNLNEHLDLTLSILVNRLNLKVNDEKILVIRDYREWPLIECYPGLLNQVFLNLLNNSIDAIEEAVQQGKWSDQNLEQPKIEIRTEVLNSGEIKVTIKDNGVGIPDQIRERIFDPFFTTKVVGKGTGLGLATSYQIVVNKHQGILNYHSTLNEGSEFYLQLPSTYGDLCCCRST, translated from the coding sequence ATGTTCACTATGATCCGCTTTCCAATCAAATTATCGGCAATCAGTAGGCATCGTATTTTCATTTCAGCGATCGTCATGGCGACGATCGCCAGTTCCACGATTATTGGGTACTACACTTATCAGAGAGCTTACCAGGCTCTGCTCAAGAAACTTCAGAATCATGCCCTGAAAGAGGTCAAAGATGGGGTACAAGAGGTCGATCAATGGATTAGTCAGCGCAAGACAGAAGTCGAAACGATCGCCAATAGTCCCACGGCTCGCTCATTAGATTGGGATCAGATTAAGCCTTATTTAGTCCAAGAAGCCGAAAGAATTGAGCCATTTAATCTTGGAGCCTTTTTTGAGAAAACAGGACGTTTTCATACCAGTCAAGGGAAGACGAATCAGGCTCAAGATCGCCTGTATTTCCAGCGAGCCATGCAAGGGAAAGTAAATGTTTCCGATCCTCTGATTTCCCGTTCCACAGGCTTATTACAGATTATGATTGTTGCGCCGATCACTCCAGATGCGCCTTTAGATTATCAGTCACAAGGGGCGATCGCTGCTCCAGTTCCCCTAAAACGTTTAATACAAGTCATTGAGCAGTTATCCTATGGCCCAAACAGTTATGCATTTATGCTCGATTCTCAGGGGGTTCCCATTGTTCCTCGCGATCTGGAAATCTTTGGATTTGAAAGCAATGAACCCACCTCATTACTCAAAAATAAAGATCCAGTATTAAGGCTCTTAGCACAACAAATGGTTAACGGGAATCAGGGAATTAATTTAGTCAATTGGTTGGATCGGAAATACTATCTTGCCTATGTGCCCCTAGAAGAAGCCAATTTTTCTATTGCTTTAGTTATCCCCCGCCAAAATATTGACCAAGATTTGCGACCTTTACATATTCTAGCATTCATGATCGTTGCGGTTGTCTTGTTGATGCTATTCGTTGTCTGGCGAGCGCAAAACTGGGAACAAAATTATCTGCGTCAAGCCAAAGAAAAATCCGATAAAAATGCCCATGAATTAAGCGTGACTTTAGCTGAATTACAATGGACTCAAGCGCAATTAGTTCAAACGGAGAAAATGTCTTCTTTGGGACAGTTGGTCGCTGGAGTTGCCCATGAATTCAACAATCCTGTGAACTTCATCCATGGGAATTTAATTTACGCCCACCAATATTTTAATGATTTAACAGAACTGGTTAAAACTTATCAAGATTATACGCCCGATCCCCCTGAAGAAATCACTCAAAAACTAGAGGAAATAGATTGGGATTTTTTAGAGTCAGATTTGCACAAGTTGTTGAATTCGATGAAATCAGGTACTGAGCGAGTCCGACAGTTAGTGAAAGGGTTACGCACCTTTTCCAGTTTAGATGAAGAAGGTCGTAAATTGGTCAATCTGAATGAGCATTTAGATCTTACATTGAGTATTCTAGTGAACCGTTTAAATCTAAAAGTAAATGATGAAAAAATTTTGGTAATTCGAGACTATAGAGAGTGGCCTTTGATTGAGTGTTATCCTGGGCTTCTCAATCAAGTTTTCCTCAATCTTTTGAACAATTCGATTGATGCTATTGAAGAAGCTGTGCAACAAGGGAAATGGTCTGATCAAAATTTAGAACAACCGAAAATTGAGATTAGAACTGAAGTCCTCAACTCCGGGGAAATTAAAGTGACAATCAAAGATAATGGAGTGGGGATTCCGGATCAGATTAGAGAACGAATTTTTGACCCATTTTTTACCACTAAAGTAGTAGGTAAAGGGACAGGGTTAGGCTTGGCAACCAGTTATCAAATTGTGGTCAATAAACATCAAGGTATTTTGAATTATCATTCCACCTTAAATGAAGGTAGTGAGTTTTATCTTCAGTTACCATCAACTTACGGCGATTTGTGCTGTTGTCGCAGTACATGA
- a CDS encoding MlaD family protein: MRQRTIREGSVGLLILVGMGLFGGLILWLRGATFGRQIYSVIVEFDNTEGMQIGAEVRYRGVEVGSVAAINPGSNGVDVTLNIHQADLVMPKNALIEANQSGLVGSTTIDIIPLSSVPANMTSAQSQDCDRTVVICEGSRLSGQIGVSYVELLRRGLDMAELFSSEEFYARLMSTLDGATSATENFTVLSAELAELTTLAKGEISTISNATESVGAAADQIRQSTLQATTQFTESSAQLTRQVESTSAELRTALQNMNGLIAQNRTNLTSTLANLERTSEEMKTAVSTLTPILTQVQQGELINNLETLSANAAQASTNLKDLSDGINNPTTLLMLQQTLDSARSTFQNAQKITSDMDDLLGDPQFRQNIRNLVNGLGQLVSSTERLEEQAEIAQVLEPIKTQMQSPKFQQQLPQVEAFNAPELTDWNIAQDMDSNIKVDFKIEPKTLFELNPEFPSADFSPSTPSLDFNP, translated from the coding sequence ATGCGTCAACGGACAATTCGAGAAGGTTCAGTTGGGTTACTTATTTTAGTTGGGATGGGACTTTTTGGCGGTCTTATCCTTTGGTTACGCGGAGCAACTTTTGGTAGACAAATTTACTCCGTAATTGTCGAATTTGACAATACTGAAGGAATGCAAATTGGGGCAGAAGTTCGATATCGTGGGGTCGAAGTGGGTTCCGTGGCTGCCATTAATCCGGGATCAAATGGGGTTGATGTCACCCTTAATATTCATCAAGCAGATTTGGTGATGCCAAAAAATGCGCTCATTGAAGCCAATCAATCCGGTTTAGTTGGCTCCACGACAATTGATATTATTCCCTTATCTTCTGTGCCAGCAAATATGACTTCGGCTCAGAGTCAGGACTGCGATCGGACCGTGGTTATTTGCGAAGGAAGCCGACTTTCTGGCCAAATTGGAGTCAGCTATGTTGAACTCCTACGCAGGGGTCTAGATATGGCAGAACTCTTTAGTTCGGAAGAATTTTATGCTCGTCTGATGTCTACCCTGGACGGAGCAACATCTGCGACTGAAAATTTTACAGTTCTGAGCGCTGAACTAGCAGAACTAACGACCCTGGCTAAGGGAGAAATCAGTACGATCTCTAATGCAACTGAATCCGTAGGTGCGGCAGCGGATCAAATTCGTCAATCCACCCTGCAAGCAACCACCCAATTTACTGAAAGTAGTGCCCAACTGACTAGACAAGTGGAAAGCACCAGTGCCGAACTAAGAACCGCACTACAAAATATGAATGGTTTGATTGCCCAAAATCGCACCAATCTTACTAGCACCTTAGCGAATTTAGAGCGCACATCCGAGGAGATGAAAACTGCGGTATCTACGTTGACCCCAATTCTCACTCAAGTGCAACAAGGAGAGTTGATTAATAACCTAGAAACGCTTTCAGCCAATGCTGCCCAAGCTTCTACCAACTTAAAAGATTTATCTGATGGCATTAACAATCCTACGACTTTGTTGATGCTCCAACAAACCTTAGATTCAGCTCGCTCAACATTTCAAAATGCCCAAAAAATAACCTCAGATATGGATGATTTGCTCGGCGATCCCCAATTTCGCCAGAATATTCGTAATTTGGTTAATGGTTTGGGTCAATTGGTTTCTTCTACAGAACGTTTAGAAGAACAAGCGGAAATTGCCCAGGTTTTAGAGCCGATTAAAACCCAAATGCAATCTCCCAAGTTTCAGCAACAGTTGCCACAAGTTGAGGCATTCAATGCTCCAGAGTTAACGGACTGGAACATAGCCCAGGATATGGATTCTAATATCAAAGTGGATTTTAAGATTGAACCGAAAACCCTCTTTGAACTGAATCCAGAGTTTCCCTCTGCGGATTTTTCCCCTTCCACACCCTCGCTTGATTTTAATCCATAG
- a CDS encoding ABC transporter ATP-binding protein yields MGEPLIELRGICQTFGQSRILDNLDLTIYKGEALGIIGPSGTGKSTILRIIAGLHQPDAGEIYVSGQKREGLVGDIQDPITIGMVFQQAALFDSLTVAENVGFRLYQEGKIPQKHIREMVETKLELVGLSGISDRFPAQLSGGMRKRVSFARAIMENPQDPQDHPEVLLYDEPTAGLDPIASTVVEDLIRSLKEKQGGCSTYVMVTHQESTIRRTTDRIVFMHQGKVQWDGKIEEIDDTDNPYIRQFAAGSLEGPIPVIS; encoded by the coding sequence ATGGGTGAACCCTTAATTGAACTGCGCGGTATTTGCCAAACCTTTGGTCAAAGCAGGATTTTAGATAACCTTGACCTGACGATCTACAAAGGAGAAGCATTAGGGATTATCGGGCCCTCCGGGACAGGGAAGTCCACAATCCTAAGAATTATTGCTGGTTTACATCAACCGGATGCTGGCGAAATTTATGTCTCTGGACAAAAGCGTGAAGGGTTAGTGGGAGATATCCAAGACCCAATTACGATTGGTATGGTCTTTCAACAGGCTGCCTTATTTGACTCGTTAACTGTGGCGGAAAATGTCGGATTTCGACTCTATCAAGAAGGCAAAATTCCTCAGAAACACATCCGGGAAATGGTAGAAACAAAACTGGAATTAGTGGGATTATCGGGAATTAGCGATCGCTTCCCGGCTCAACTATCTGGAGGAATGCGCAAACGAGTCAGCTTTGCCCGAGCCATTATGGAAAATCCCCAAGATCCCCAAGACCATCCCGAAGTCCTGCTCTACGATGAACCCACTGCTGGACTCGATCCCATTGCCTCTACCGTAGTTGAAGACTTGATTCGCTCCCTCAAAGAGAAACAAGGAGGCTGTAGTACCTATGTAATGGTCACCCACCAAGAAAGTACCATTCGCCGCACCACAGATCGGATCGTCTTCATGCACCAGGGTAAAGTCCAATGGGATGGCAAAATTGAAGAAATTGATGACACAGATAATCCCTATATTCGTCAATTTGCCGCCGGGAGCTTAGAGGGCCCGATTCCCGTCATCAGTTAA